From Psychrobacillus sp. FSL K6-2836, a single genomic window includes:
- a CDS encoding carboxymuconolactone decarboxylase family protein: MSTGLDYFKKVYDVVPGWVQKMHDYNPSMLDHYTALRGAAMAEGVLSVKEKDILLVGINSARTYARSMVYHTKGAIDGGATLEELAEYLLVSYNYGGEKALQIGLQSFEYALELTSTQAEKISHDATATDIVRYYAKFASTDASKVYYEQILSLLVSGDENALKNKLLASNVVDEQMKYILMAGIYTTVLKNTETDYWAKKAREKGVDEPRLAELGYICLLTAGIPSWFEISDALIQK; this comes from the coding sequence ATGTCAACTGGATTAGATTACTTTAAAAAGGTTTACGATGTCGTACCAGGATGGGTTCAAAAAATGCATGATTATAACCCATCTATGCTAGATCATTATACTGCATTACGTGGAGCAGCAATGGCAGAAGGGGTACTTTCGGTAAAAGAAAAGGATATTTTACTAGTTGGTATTAACTCCGCTCGAACTTATGCGAGAAGTATGGTTTATCACACAAAAGGTGCAATAGATGGTGGTGCTACACTTGAAGAATTGGCTGAGTATTTGCTTGTATCTTATAACTACGGTGGAGAGAAAGCATTACAAATTGGGCTTCAATCCTTTGAATATGCACTTGAGTTAACTAGTACACAAGCAGAGAAGATTTCACATGATGCAACAGCTACTGATATTGTTCGGTATTACGCAAAATTTGCTTCAACTGATGCTAGTAAAGTTTACTACGAGCAGATTCTTTCTCTTTTGGTATCCGGAGATGAAAACGCTTTAAAAAATAAATTACTAGCATCAAACGTAGTGGATGAACAAATGAAATATATTTTAATGGCTGGCATTTACACGACTGTGTTAAAAAATACAGAAACAGATTACTGGGCAAAAAAAGCTCGTGAAAAAGGCGTAGATGAGCCTCGACTAGCAGAGCTTGGATACATTTGTCTATTAACAGCGGGTATCCCCTCTTGGTTCGAAATCAGTGACGCACTTATTCAAAAATAA
- a CDS encoding DUF3870 domain-containing protein: protein MQQLNTLLVTAYAKAPQGTAMYETYKHAGIVLEIDKLTHKIVDAEFTFITELAQNFFKRMLIDFDFTTDINILIERIEEHYMAPSSGAVIVALKSAQKRYLEKIAK, encoded by the coding sequence ATGCAACAATTAAATACGTTATTAGTGACTGCATACGCAAAAGCACCACAAGGTACAGCCATGTACGAAACATATAAGCACGCTGGTATTGTGCTTGAAATCGATAAACTAACACATAAAATAGTAGATGCCGAATTTACGTTCATAACAGAGTTAGCACAAAATTTCTTTAAACGCATGTTAATAGATTTTGACTTTACGACGGATATCAATATTTTAATCGAGCGTATTGAAGAGCATTATATGGCCCCTTCGAGTGGTGCTGTAATAGTCGCTTTAAAATCCGCACAGAAAAGATATTTAGAAAAAATAGCTAAATAA
- a CDS encoding FecCD family ABC transporter permease, translated as MPNTLSKIEAKYKFLMVTTFVLIIVAVLISINAGYMKIPITDVVATLFGNGTPQNELTIFEFRLPRIFMALLVGLGISISGAILQGISGNPLADPGILGINAGAGFTVVLYMFFFQGTVFITGWLSIFIMPFTALIGGFTAAFLIYILSWKNGRVTPVRLILVGIGINAAFGAGLTIFQMKMEPINFMKAIVWLSGSIWGTNWTFVWTIALWLVVLIPIVLYKSRVLDVLKLGDSIAIGVGANTEKERRFLLFISVAIAGVCVSVGGGITFLGLIAPHMARRLVGASHAKLLPLSALLGALLLLLADTLGRVILAPMELPVGIVISVLGAPYFIYLLIKTN; from the coding sequence ATGCCAAACACTTTATCTAAAATCGAGGCAAAGTATAAATTTCTTATGGTCACTACCTTTGTATTAATCATTGTTGCCGTTCTTATAAGTATTAATGCAGGATATATGAAAATACCGATAACTGATGTTGTTGCTACATTATTTGGAAATGGTACTCCTCAGAATGAACTAACTATATTCGAGTTCCGTTTACCTCGAATATTTATGGCATTACTCGTTGGTTTGGGCATTTCTATATCGGGTGCTATTTTGCAAGGAATTTCTGGGAACCCACTTGCCGATCCAGGTATTCTAGGGATCAATGCCGGTGCAGGCTTTACAGTTGTCCTTTATATGTTCTTTTTCCAAGGGACTGTATTTATAACAGGATGGCTATCTATTTTCATCATGCCCTTCACTGCACTAATCGGTGGGTTTACTGCTGCATTCCTTATTTACATTCTTTCCTGGAAGAATGGTCGAGTAACACCAGTTCGGCTTATACTCGTTGGTATTGGGATTAATGCTGCATTTGGAGCCGGTCTCACTATCTTCCAAATGAAAATGGAACCGATTAACTTTATGAAAGCTATCGTTTGGCTTTCTGGTAGTATTTGGGGAACGAATTGGACATTCGTATGGACAATTGCTCTTTGGTTAGTTGTTTTAATTCCAATTGTTCTTTATAAATCTCGAGTATTGGATGTATTAAAGCTAGGAGATTCTATCGCCATAGGTGTCGGTGCCAATACTGAAAAAGAGAGACGATTCCTGCTTTTCATTTCGGTTGCGATAGCTGGTGTTTGTGTTTCAGTTGGAGGAGGAATTACTTTTCTCGGTTTAATCGCTCCGCATATGGCCCGACGTTTAGTAGGTGCTTCACATGCCAAGTTATTACCGCTATCAGCTTTGCTAGGAGCACTGTTATTATTACTTGCAGATACACTTGGCCGAGTCATTCTAGCACCGATGGAATTACCAGTTGGAATCGTTATCTCTGTTCTTGGTGCTCCTTATTTTATTTACTTACTCATAAAAACTAACTAA
- a CDS encoding short-chain fatty acid transporter: MERLTNFFTSIMRKYLPDPFVFAIGLTILTFILALIIEDISFLNLTTSWGDGFWDLLAFTTQMAVILAMGYVLATAPITDRFLNKIASMVHTPKTAIIVATLVGGIGSYLNWGFGLVIGGIIAKKLAVKVKGVHYPLIIAAAYSGFTFYGLGLSASIPILISTPGHFLEENMGLIALSETIFSLPMILTTIFLLITLPLFNAMLHPKDAKNVKEIDPTLHSDTKKLKVNVLEENTFANKLNNSRILSYLIGALGLIYVIIHFANGKSLDLNILNFIVLFLGIILLGTPAKYTEHLSDGIKTVSGIILQFPFYAGIMAIMAASGLVDTISQVFVDISTQHSLPFWGLVSSFFINFFAPSAGGHWAVQGPFMIDAAKALGTSLGETSMSVMLGNAWNDLVQPFWILPALALSRLKLKDIMGFLVMIMFYVGIVYIVATLAWSYLG; this comes from the coding sequence ATGGAAAGATTAACGAATTTCTTTACATCTATTATGAGAAAGTATTTGCCAGATCCATTCGTATTTGCGATTGGTTTAACGATATTAACATTTATTTTAGCGCTTATTATTGAGGATATTTCATTCCTCAATTTAACAACATCATGGGGTGACGGCTTTTGGGACCTTTTAGCTTTCACTACACAAATGGCTGTAATTCTAGCAATGGGTTATGTACTAGCAACAGCACCAATTACAGATCGCTTTTTGAATAAAATTGCTAGCATGGTACATACACCTAAGACAGCAATTATAGTCGCTACTTTAGTTGGTGGAATCGGGAGTTACTTGAACTGGGGATTCGGACTAGTAATCGGTGGAATTATCGCCAAAAAATTAGCTGTAAAAGTTAAAGGTGTACATTATCCATTAATTATCGCTGCAGCATACTCTGGTTTCACATTTTATGGATTAGGTCTCTCTGCTTCTATTCCAATTTTAATCTCAACACCTGGACATTTCTTAGAAGAGAATATGGGGCTTATCGCTTTATCTGAAACTATTTTTAGCTTACCAATGATTCTTACAACTATTTTCTTATTAATCACATTACCATTATTCAATGCTATGCTACATCCTAAGGACGCAAAAAACGTTAAAGAAATAGATCCTACTTTACACTCAGATACGAAAAAGTTAAAAGTAAACGTATTAGAAGAAAATACATTTGCTAACAAATTAAATAATAGTCGCATCCTTTCTTATTTGATTGGTGCCTTAGGTCTTATTTATGTAATAATTCACTTTGCTAACGGTAAATCACTTGACCTAAATATTCTTAACTTTATCGTCTTATTCCTAGGAATTATTTTACTTGGTACTCCTGCAAAATATACAGAGCATTTATCAGATGGTATCAAAACCGTATCCGGTATTATTCTACAATTCCCGTTCTATGCTGGTATTATGGCAATCATGGCAGCGTCTGGACTAGTAGATACAATTTCACAAGTATTCGTTGATATCTCAACTCAGCATTCACTACCGTTCTGGGGCTTGGTTAGTTCTTTCTTCATTAACTTCTTTGCACCATCTGCAGGTGGTCACTGGGCAGTACAAGGTCCTTTCATGATTGATGCAGCAAAAGCATTGGGAACTTCACTTGGAGAGACTTCAATGTCTGTTATGCTTGGGAATGCCTGGAATGATTTAGTACAACCATTCTGGATTTTACCAGCACTAGCACTATCTCGCTTAAAACTAAAAGACATTATGGGCTTCTTAGTAATGATTATGTTCTATGTTGGAATTGTTTATATCGTTGCTACACTAGCTTGGTCTTACCTAGGCTAA
- a CDS encoding NADPH-dependent FMN reductase, translating to MKVVAIVGSIRKESLNLQLAKHIQTRYTDKFELEILDLKSIPMYNQDIELDAPQEVLDFKAKVKAADAVLWVTPEYNSTIPGVLGNAIDWMSRVDKVMNGKPSMIMGASMGAMGTVKAQMHLRDILFASGLNSPLLPMNEVYVGAAHTKFNDNGELTDQATIEFLDTVIANFQEWMKNYL from the coding sequence ATGAAAGTAGTAGCAATCGTAGGAAGTATCCGTAAAGAATCATTAAATTTACAACTAGCAAAACATATACAAACACGCTATACCGATAAGTTTGAACTAGAAATTTTAGACTTAAAATCAATTCCAATGTATAACCAAGATATCGAGTTAGATGCACCACAGGAAGTATTAGACTTCAAAGCAAAAGTGAAAGCAGCAGACGCTGTTCTTTGGGTAACACCAGAGTATAATTCTACAATTCCGGGTGTATTAGGTAACGCTATTGACTGGATGAGCCGTGTAGATAAAGTAATGAACGGAAAACCATCTATGATTATGGGAGCTTCTATGGGTGCTATGGGAACTGTAAAAGCACAAATGCACTTACGTGATATTCTATTTGCAAGTGGTTTAAACTCACCATTACTACCAATGAATGAAGTATACGTTGGAGCTGCACATACAAAATTTAATGATAATGGCGAATTAACGGACCAAGCGACAATTGAATTTTTAGATACAGTTATCGCTAATTTCCAAGAATGGATGAAAAATTACTTATAA
- a CDS encoding 3-oxoacid CoA-transferase subunit B, protein MANPIQEAIALRAARELEQGQIVNLGIGIPTLVANYVEQNHVYLHTENGMLGVEDVTEEDIDPNIVNAGKFAVGEAIGASYFDSAASFAMIRGGHVDVAILGVLQVDEHARIANWAVPGKNIIGVGGAMDLLVGARKVIVTTTHTSKDGKSKILKECIYPITSTRSVDVIITELAVFKYIDGQLHLVELMPGADLETVEANTEATFVNSLK, encoded by the coding sequence ATGGCTAATCCAATTCAAGAGGCTATTGCCCTGCGTGCTGCCAGGGAATTAGAGCAAGGACAAATCGTTAACTTAGGTATTGGAATTCCAACACTTGTGGCTAACTATGTAGAACAAAACCATGTGTACTTACACACGGAAAATGGGATGCTTGGTGTCGAGGATGTTACCGAGGAAGATATTGATCCAAATATCGTCAATGCAGGCAAGTTTGCAGTTGGGGAAGCTATTGGTGCCTCTTACTTTGATAGCGCTGCATCCTTTGCAATGATTCGTGGCGGCCACGTGGATGTAGCAATTCTAGGAGTTCTACAAGTAGATGAACATGCTCGTATTGCCAACTGGGCTGTTCCTGGAAAAAACATTATCGGTGTCGGCGGTGCAATGGACTTACTTGTTGGTGCTCGCAAAGTTATTGTAACAACCACTCATACATCTAAAGATGGAAAAAGTAAAATTTTGAAGGAATGTATTTATCCTATTACCTCTACCCGTAGTGTGGACGTCATTATTACGGAGTTAGCAGTTTTTAAATACATCGATGGTCAATTACATTTAGTTGAATTAATGCCTGGTGCTGATTTAGAAACTGTAGAAGCCAATACGGAAGCTACATTTGTAAATAGCTTGAAATAA
- a CDS encoding alpha/beta fold hydrolase translates to MEYRSIEVNGGTLAYADYEGTKGVIIGVHGLTGNNKQLHYYAELLKGDYRFISVDLRGRGNSSAATENTGIEQHTKDIISLIDALNIQNPILMGYSMGGFIMANVASKRGDVKGVILLDGAATCTDHQRQIVEPSLGRISKRYETAESYLEEIKRIYSNLGVVWDEHMESVGRYEIAEVDGHWENKSDETKIRQDFQSFYDYKPAEVFAGVECPVLLVHSTGGIGAMPALFLAESYIETQQYAKNIHKITTDSNHYTLVFEERSDINPTIKDFVKKL, encoded by the coding sequence ATGGAATATCGTTCAATTGAAGTTAATGGTGGTACTTTAGCTTACGCTGACTATGAAGGAACAAAGGGTGTAATCATAGGTGTTCACGGCTTAACAGGAAATAATAAACAGCTACATTACTACGCCGAGTTACTCAAGGGTGATTATCGATTTATATCGGTCGATTTAAGAGGGCGTGGAAATAGCTCCGCGGCTACTGAAAATACAGGTATTGAGCAGCATACAAAGGATATTATCAGCTTAATCGATGCATTAAATATACAAAATCCAATATTAATGGGCTACTCAATGGGTGGGTTCATTATGGCAAATGTTGCTAGCAAACGGGGTGACGTGAAAGGTGTTATTTTACTTGATGGTGCTGCAACTTGTACGGATCATCAACGACAAATAGTGGAGCCTTCTCTTGGTCGTATTAGCAAACGTTATGAAACTGCAGAGTCCTATTTGGAGGAAATCAAGAGAATCTATAGTAATCTTGGAGTAGTCTGGGATGAGCATATGGAAAGCGTTGGTCGCTACGAAATAGCTGAAGTAGATGGTCATTGGGAGAATAAATCGGATGAAACAAAAATTCGTCAAGATTTCCAAAGTTTCTATGATTACAAGCCAGCCGAAGTGTTTGCTGGGGTAGAATGTCCAGTATTACTAGTTCATTCAACTGGTGGAATAGGTGCTATGCCAGCGTTGTTTTTAGCCGAATCGTATATTGAAACACAGCAATACGCAAAAAATATTCATAAAATCACAACAGATAGTAATCACTATACACTTGTTTTCGAGGAACGTAGCGATATAAACCCGACAATAAAGGATTTTGTAAAAAAATTATAA
- a CDS encoding FecCD family ABC transporter permease — protein MNKKLKHLKTTTSDFKNPFTSSLVIIIGIVLLGLSVIVSINFGASNLNYQDVWNAILHFDPDNSSHVIIRELRLPRAVAAICVGAALAVSGAIMQGMTRNPLASPSIMGVTSGSSFLIAIALAILPGISYLGLMMFSFVGAGLGAALVFGISAMAKGGVTPVKLALVGSAITSLLSSLSTAIGIKFNVSKDISYWYAGGVSSIQPQHILFATPFIVVGLILALILSRSISVLSLGEDVAKGLGQRTGSIQLLGTIAVLLLTGAAVSIAGMIGFVGLVIPHITRFLVGVDYRWIIPCSAILGGILLITADIIGRMVNPPFETPVSAITALIGVPFFLYLARKEGRGL, from the coding sequence ATGAATAAAAAATTAAAGCATCTTAAAACTACGACGAGCGATTTTAAAAACCCATTCACGAGCTCTTTAGTAATTATCATCGGTATTGTATTACTAGGCCTTAGTGTGATAGTGTCTATAAATTTTGGAGCATCTAACTTAAATTATCAGGATGTATGGAACGCTATTTTACATTTTGATCCAGACAATTCATCCCATGTTATTATTCGTGAACTACGTCTACCTCGTGCTGTTGCTGCTATTTGTGTTGGAGCGGCATTGGCCGTTTCTGGTGCAATTATGCAAGGAATGACACGAAATCCTTTAGCCTCTCCCTCCATAATGGGAGTGACCTCTGGTTCATCTTTTTTAATAGCCATTGCACTGGCTATCCTACCAGGTATAAGCTATTTGGGATTAATGATGTTCTCATTCGTTGGGGCTGGGCTCGGTGCTGCTTTAGTATTTGGAATTTCTGCTATGGCAAAGGGTGGAGTTACTCCTGTGAAATTAGCGCTGGTTGGTTCAGCCATCACTTCACTACTAAGTTCCCTATCTACAGCTATCGGTATTAAGTTCAATGTATCGAAGGATATCAGCTACTGGTATGCTGGAGGTGTTTCTAGTATTCAACCGCAGCATATTTTATTTGCTACTCCATTTATCGTTGTAGGACTTATATTAGCGTTAATCCTCTCCCGTTCTATCTCCGTGTTAAGTTTAGGAGAGGATGTCGCAAAAGGACTTGGTCAACGGACTGGTTCCATACAACTTTTAGGGACAATTGCCGTCCTTCTTTTAACTGGAGCTGCAGTATCCATTGCCGGTATGATTGGATTTGTAGGTCTTGTAATCCCTCACATCACTAGATTTTTAGTAGGGGTCGATTATCGTTGGATCATTCCCTGCTCAGCTATTTTAGGCGGAATATTATTGATAACTGCTGATATCATTGGACGTATGGTAAATCCCCCGTTTGAAACACCCGTCAGTGCAATTACTGCGCTTATTGGTGTACCGTTCTTCCTCTATCTAGCACGTAAAGAGGGGAGAGGATTATAA
- a CDS encoding 3D domain-containing protein, whose product MKAKTILMIIVVTFSMSSVTYAADPFLVATSDGDGYDIYMSDSETDFILFDDALNLELAYDFLFEPLTYTVEKGDNLFRIALEHSISLESLMEWNNIEGELIFPGDVLNVSEDRIPETVNNVAVASTLARSSPPTNVSEEPKVPASSSIIEPVSSGEEMIVTATAYTAYCEGCSGTTAYGIDLRANPDQKVIAVDPRIIPLGTKVWVEGYGEAIAGDTGGAIKGNKIDVFIPSYDNAIAWGVKEVKIKVIN is encoded by the coding sequence TTGAAAGCAAAAACGATATTAATGATTATAGTCGTTACTTTTTCGATGAGTTCGGTAACGTATGCTGCTGACCCATTTCTAGTCGCCACGAGTGACGGAGATGGATATGATATATATATGTCAGATAGCGAGACGGATTTTATTCTTTTTGATGATGCTTTAAATCTTGAACTAGCCTATGATTTTCTTTTTGAGCCTTTGACATACACAGTGGAAAAGGGGGATAATCTATTTCGGATTGCCCTTGAGCACAGTATTTCATTGGAATCCCTGATGGAATGGAATAATATTGAGGGGGAATTAATCTTCCCGGGTGACGTGTTGAATGTAAGTGAGGACAGAATCCCTGAAACTGTTAATAATGTAGCAGTTGCATCAACTTTAGCTAGAAGTTCCCCACCTACTAACGTGTCCGAGGAACCAAAAGTACCCGCGTCGTCTTCTATAATAGAACCAGTAAGTTCCGGAGAAGAGATGATTGTTACCGCTACTGCCTATACAGCCTATTGTGAGGGGTGTTCAGGAACGACGGCATATGGAATTGATTTGCGAGCAAACCCTGATCAAAAAGTAATAGCCGTAGATCCACGTATAATCCCACTAGGCACAAAAGTGTGGGTAGAAGGCTATGGTGAAGCTATAGCTGGTGACACTGGAGGAGCTATTAAAGGAAATAAAATTGATGTATTCATCCCTTCATATGATAATGCAATTGCTTGGGGAGTCAAAGAAGTAAAAATTAAAGTAATCAACTAA
- a CDS encoding 3D domain-containing protein translates to MKTRITIFTLFFIGMTFSTASAEELLLDQLNLPNKHIEDKLVFEENSKILPDPAIHNVIEGDNLYDIAAAYNISVDLLIEWNGLTDHVIYPKDQLVLSKDAELVKHPDSIPPDGPGIEMIVEATAYTAYCYGCIGITAYGIDLRNNPEEKVIAVDPTVIPLGTKVWVEGYGEAIAGDTGGAIKGNRIDVFIPTYDGAIEWGRQEIVLKIME, encoded by the coding sequence TTGAAGACTAGAATTACGATTTTTACATTATTTTTTATAGGTATGACTTTTTCTACAGCAAGTGCTGAAGAACTATTATTGGACCAATTGAATTTACCAAATAAACATATAGAAGACAAGCTTGTCTTTGAGGAAAATTCTAAAATTCTTCCGGATCCAGCTATACATAATGTAATAGAAGGGGACAACTTATATGATATTGCGGCTGCTTATAATATTTCGGTTGATCTACTAATTGAGTGGAATGGATTGACTGATCATGTGATTTATCCAAAAGACCAGCTTGTGTTAAGTAAAGATGCTGAATTGGTTAAGCACCCGGATTCTATACCACCAGATGGACCAGGAATAGAGATGATAGTGGAGGCAACTGCCTATACGGCCTATTGCTATGGCTGTATTGGCATAACCGCTTACGGTATAGATTTAAGAAATAATCCAGAGGAAAAAGTGATTGCAGTGGATCCGACAGTTATTCCACTTGGTACTAAAGTGTGGGTGGAAGGCTACGGTGAGGCGATTGCTGGAGATACTGGCGGTGCGATAAAGGGTAATAGAATTGATGTTTTCATTCCTACTTATGATGGGGCGATTGAGTGGGGCAGACAGGAGATAGTACTGAAAATTATGGAATGA
- a CDS encoding thiolase family protein, whose amino-acid sequence MKEVVIVEGVRTAIGKLGGSLMTQTADYLGAAVIKELLARTQIDPKEVDEVILGQAKQSADQSNVARLASLRADIPLEVPGYTVHRQCGSGLQSINNAAQQIALGLSDVIIAGGTESMSTAPYYIRNARYGLNVGNSQILDPNTESQPGSQPESYGLKTMGETAENLAEKYSISREAQDAFAYQSQERTANAIKKGFFEKQIVPYEIKTRKTTEIFKVDEHPRLTPVEKLATLKPVFREGGSVTAANASGRNDGAAALLVMSKEKAEELGLQPKVKIIAQSAAGVDPSIMGIGPVPATRKALKQAGLSIEDIDVIELNEAFASQSLAVIEELGLDQSKVNPNGGAIAMGHPIGATGAILMTKLIHELERTGKRYGLVTLCIAGGLGITTIVENCQAK is encoded by the coding sequence ATGAAGGAAGTAGTAATTGTAGAAGGCGTTCGTACTGCAATTGGAAAGCTTGGCGGCTCACTAATGACTCAGACAGCTGACTACTTGGGTGCTGCTGTTATAAAAGAATTACTCGCTCGCACGCAAATTGACCCTAAAGAAGTCGATGAAGTTATTTTAGGTCAAGCCAAACAAAGTGCTGATCAGTCTAATGTTGCTCGCCTTGCTTCATTACGTGCGGATATCCCGCTTGAAGTGCCCGGATACACGGTGCATCGTCAATGTGGTTCTGGCTTACAATCCATTAATAATGCTGCACAACAGATTGCGCTTGGATTAAGCGACGTTATTATTGCCGGTGGTACAGAATCTATGAGTACAGCACCTTACTATATCCGTAATGCCAGGTACGGGTTAAATGTAGGAAATAGCCAAATATTAGATCCAAATACCGAAAGTCAGCCCGGCTCTCAACCAGAATCCTACGGGCTAAAAACAATGGGCGAAACAGCTGAAAATTTAGCTGAGAAGTACTCCATTTCCCGTGAAGCGCAGGATGCATTTGCCTATCAAAGCCAAGAACGTACTGCTAATGCTATAAAAAAAGGCTTCTTTGAAAAGCAAATTGTCCCGTATGAGATTAAAACACGTAAAACAACTGAAATATTTAAGGTTGATGAGCATCCACGATTAACACCTGTAGAAAAGCTGGCTACTTTAAAACCTGTTTTCCGCGAGGGTGGATCTGTAACTGCCGCTAACGCTAGTGGTCGTAATGACGGAGCTGCTGCCCTTCTAGTAATGTCCAAAGAAAAAGCCGAAGAGCTAGGTCTTCAGCCAAAGGTTAAAATCATCGCCCAGTCGGCGGCTGGTGTAGATCCATCTATTATGGGTATCGGACCTGTTCCAGCAACACGAAAAGCATTAAAACAAGCTGGACTTTCTATTGAAGACATCGATGTGATTGAACTAAATGAAGCCTTCGCTTCCCAATCACTGGCCGTTATCGAAGAACTAGGCTTAGATCAAAGCAAAGTAAATCCTAACGGTGGCGCTATTGCAATGGGACATCCCATTGGTGCAACTGGAGCTATTTTAATGACAAAGCTTATCCATGAATTAGAGCGCACAGGCAAGCGTTATGGGTTAGTTACACTATGTATCGCCGGTGGACTTGGCATAACAACAATTGTTGAAAATTGCCAAGCAAAATAA
- a CDS encoding CoA transferase subunit A, producing the protein MYDSAEEALECVQSGQTIMVGGFGLVGGPLTLIDTLVELDVKDLTIISNNLGEQGKGLGKLLEQKKVKKAIGSYFTGNRDVGDAFQRGEIEIELLPQGTLAESIRAGGSGIAGYYTKTSFGTNLAKGKETKMFKGEEYVLEEALQADVAIIRAYKADTLGNLVYYKTARNFNPLMATAAKTVIVEVEEIVEAGELKSDEIATPHLFVDRVILAKKILTKEGVIEHG; encoded by the coding sequence ATGTATGACTCAGCCGAAGAGGCATTAGAATGTGTTCAAAGTGGGCAGACAATCATGGTTGGTGGCTTTGGTCTAGTAGGCGGGCCGCTCACACTAATTGATACGTTAGTAGAACTTGATGTTAAAGACTTAACGATTATTAGTAATAACCTTGGTGAGCAAGGTAAAGGCTTAGGAAAATTACTAGAACAAAAGAAAGTAAAAAAAGCGATAGGCTCTTACTTCACAGGAAATCGGGACGTAGGCGATGCCTTCCAGCGTGGAGAAATCGAGATTGAGTTATTGCCACAGGGCACATTGGCAGAATCTATTCGAGCTGGCGGCTCTGGAATTGCTGGGTATTATACAAAAACTTCTTTTGGGACTAATTTAGCTAAAGGTAAAGAAACCAAAATGTTTAAAGGCGAGGAATACGTTCTTGAAGAAGCATTACAGGCAGATGTAGCGATTATTCGTGCTTATAAAGCAGATACGTTAGGCAATCTTGTGTATTACAAAACGGCGCGCAACTTTAACCCTCTCATGGCAACAGCTGCTAAAACAGTGATTGTTGAAGTGGAAGAAATAGTAGAAGCTGGTGAACTAAAAAGTGATGAAATCGCTACCCCCCACCTGTTCGTTGACCGCGTTATCCTAGCGAAAAAGATTTTGACAAAGGAAGGTGTCATCGAACATGGCTAA